Proteins encoded by one window of Salarias fasciatus chromosome 1, fSalaFa1.1, whole genome shotgun sequence:
- the LOC115389765 gene encoding fibroblast growth factor 3-like, whose product APDRDRDCDPRQRRDAGGRGGVYEHLGGAPRRRKLYCATKYHLQIHPSGRIDGSLEENNPFSIMEITAVDVGVVAIKGLFSGRYLAMNEKGRLYASETFNRECEFVERIHELGYNTYASRHHSTEQPLAPGSSGRRRASAKRQWYVSINGKGRPRRGFKTRSTDKASLFLPRVLANKDHEMVRRLRDSPGPHPHTHQDHRGERRRRRHRTRERRTRDPAVT is encoded by the exons gccccggaccgggaccgggactgcGACCCCCGGCAGCGCAGGGACGCCGGTGGTCGCGGAGGAGTATACGAACACCTCGGAGGAGCGCCGAGGCGCAGGAAGCTGTACTGCGCCACCAAATACCACCTCCAGATCCATCCCAGCGGGAGGATAGACGGATCCCTGGAGGAGAACAATCCGTTCA GCATCATGGAGATCACGGCGGTGGACGTGGGCGTTGTGGCCATCAAAGGTCTTTTCTCCGGACGATATCTTGCCATGAACGAGAAAGGACGGCTGTACGCCTCG GAAACGTTCAACAGAGAGTGTGAGTTTGTGGAGCGGATCCACGAGTTGGGCTACAACACGTACGCGTCGCGCCACCACTCCACAGAGCAGCCGCTGGCCCCGGGCAGCAGCGGCCGGCGGCGGGCCAGCGCCAAGCGCCAGTGGTACGTTTCTATTAATGGCAAAGGACGGCCACGGAGAGGCTTTAAAACTCGGAGCACGGACAAAGCCTCGCTCTTTCTACCTCGAGTGCTGGCCAACAAGGACCACGAGATGGTGAGGAGGCTGAGGGACAGTCCGGGACCGCACCCCCACACCCACCAGGACCACCGTGGCgaaaggcggcggcggcgtcatCGCACCAGAGAAAGACGCACCCGTGACCCCGCGGTCACATGA